Proteins co-encoded in one Euwallacea similis isolate ESF13 chromosome 34, ESF131.1, whole genome shotgun sequence genomic window:
- the LOC136418316 gene encoding uncharacterized protein — translation MNTAVFQNCRFLQINADRSKKAYDKAYLEAAKREVDVIVASEPNRHLVENSRRWTVDRLRDVAILVRNKTIRIAKAKSLEGAVLMEGEGYNILACYISPNRTRQQFFQRLDTIQLEINDARKEWILLGDFNDKSPEWGSQMEDYRGAALSQMCAGLNMTVLNNGEPTFVRRGQWSCIDLTFVSVRLATQAANWQERRKNDPTGRRKKLSKDPFLKAFESLLETRQRLSGDPIHTGEEIVRMMKKACRKSHDISESQPLTQPYWWNSQLEEIRKDTIRSRRRALRANRKTENNERLEEQKAAWREYKEVKKTLKKAIAREKKN, via the exons ATGAACACTGCAGTCTTTCAAAACTGCAGATTCCTACAGATCAACGCGGATCGCTCGAAGAAAGCGTACGACAAGGCTTATCTCGAAGCAGCCAAGCGAGAGGTAGACGTGATCGTAGCAAGCGAACCGAATAGACACCTGGTCGAGAACAGTCGCAGATGGACCGTGGACCGACTGAGAGACGTGGCAATTCTGGTGAGAAACAAGACCATCAGAATAGCCAAAGCAAAAAGCCTAGAAGGCGCGGTACTAATGGAGGGAGAAGGATACAACATCCTAGCTTGCTACATCTCGCCAAATCGCACCAGACAGCAATTCTTCCAACGACTGGATACCATCCAATTAGAGATCAACGACGCGAGAAAGGAATGGATCCTCCTGGGGGACTTCAACGACAAATCCCCAGAATGGGGGTCGCAGATGGAGGACTACAGAGGAGCGGCCTTATCGCAGATGTGTGCAGGACTGAATATGACGGTCCTGAACAACGGCGAACCCACGTTCGTCAGACGGGGACAGTGGTCGTGCATAGACCTCACCTTCGTCAGCGTGAGATTGGCAACTCAAGCTGCGAACTGGCAA GAAAGAAGGAAGAACGATCCGACGGGTCGGCGTAAGAAATTGAGCAAAGACCCGTTTCTAAAGGCTTTCGAGAGTCTTCTAGAAACGAGGCAAAGACTAAGCGGCGACCCGATTCACACAGGAGAAGAGATCGTCAGGATGATGAAGAAGGCATGTCGGAAGAGCCACGACATCTCGGAGAGTCAGCCCCTGACCCAACCGTACTGGTGGAATTCCCAACTCGAAGAAATTAGGAAGGACACCATCAGATCCAGAAGACGCGCCCTTCGAGCGAACCGGAAAACCGAGAACAACGAAAGGCTCGAAGAACAAAAGGCAGCTTGGCGGGAATACAAAGAAGTCAAGAAGACGCTGAAGAAGGCGATTGCCAGGGAAAAAAAGAACTAA